A genomic region of Notamacropus eugenii isolate mMacEug1 chromosome 3, mMacEug1.pri_v2, whole genome shotgun sequence contains the following coding sequences:
- the FAM237B gene encoding protein FAM237B isoform X2 — protein sequence MGCVYRRWWCLQLSCILMMNLVTANFEIQKQALASISSGNLEEIDHECWELCSIMLIEMKKLKVANTVPGFWNFMMFLQKSNRPRHYNIFINLAQDFWSMYVDCALSRAHGMGRRQLATPQGWILQSIGSRSMGKKTVKTSNRVTSTVR from the exons ATGGGCTGTGTCTATAGAAGATGGTGGTGCCTACAGCTGAGCTGCATACTAATGATGAACCTGGTCACTGCCAATTTTGAAATCCAAAAGCAAGCCCTTGCAAGTATCAGTTCAGGAAACCTGGAAGAAATTGACCATGAATGTTGGGAGCTTTGCTCCATAATGTtgatagaaatgaagaaactgaaggtggCAAATACCGTTCCTGGATTCTGGAACTTTATGATGTTCCTACAGAAATCCAACAGGCCCCGCCATTATAATATCTTCATCAACTTAGCTCAGGATTTCTGGAGTATGTATGTAGACTGCGCACTGTCAAGGGCTCATGGAATGGGAAGAAGACAACTGGCAACCCCTCAG GGTTGGATTTTACAAAGCATTGGTTCTAGAAGCATGGGGAAGAAGACTGTTAAAACATCAAACAGGGTGACATCTACAGTGAGATGA
- the FAM237B gene encoding protein FAM237B isoform X1 has product MGCVYRRWWCLQLSCILMMNLVTANFEIQKQALASISSGNLEEIDHECWELCSIMLIEMKKLKVANTVPGFWNFMMFLQKSNRPRHYNIFINLAQDFWSMYVDCALSRAHGMGRRQLATPQVYFDISVEDSRKVGFYKALVLEAWGRRLLKHQTG; this is encoded by the exons ATGGGCTGTGTCTATAGAAGATGGTGGTGCCTACAGCTGAGCTGCATACTAATGATGAACCTGGTCACTGCCAATTTTGAAATCCAAAAGCAAGCCCTTGCAAGTATCAGTTCAGGAAACCTGGAAGAAATTGACCATGAATGTTGGGAGCTTTGCTCCATAATGTtgatagaaatgaagaaactgaaggtggCAAATACCGTTCCTGGATTCTGGAACTTTATGATGTTCCTACAGAAATCCAACAGGCCCCGCCATTATAATATCTTCATCAACTTAGCTCAGGATTTCTGGAGTATGTATGTAGACTGCGCACTGTCAAGGGCTCATGGAATGGGAAGAAGACAACTGGCAACCCCTCAGGTTTATTTCGACATTTCTGTGGAAGATAGCAGGAA GGTTGGATTTTACAAAGCATTGGTTCTAGAAGCATGGGGAAGAAGACTGTTAAAACATCAAACAGGGTGA